From Actinopolymorpha cephalotaxi, one genomic window encodes:
- a CDS encoding HAD family acid phosphatase: MFGKFGKSWRHPSRRFAVTAAVLAVLSLAGGGVAVAASTEPAIKTFTPRSERQITNIDVLRQQIRNYYGDPNGTGVAANDGNYAKEAESVAARGERYLSRPHRTHGTKAIVLDVDDTTLSTWNYEIFSNWAYNPATNATFVTEQRFPAVFGMVDLVRTAEREGYAVFYLTGRPAAQEDATLGNLTADGIGVDAGYPKPTDLSADEDGLFTKPAVANYPDYLRTACAGDPNGSCTTIHYKSATRRHIESLGYDIVANFGDQYSDLKGGYADRTFKLPNPNYYLP, translated from the coding sequence GTGTTCGGGAAGTTCGGGAAGTCCTGGCGTCACCCCTCCCGCCGGTTCGCCGTCACCGCGGCCGTGCTCGCCGTCCTGTCACTCGCCGGTGGAGGCGTCGCGGTCGCGGCGTCCACCGAGCCCGCCATCAAGACCTTCACCCCGCGCTCGGAGCGCCAGATCACCAACATCGACGTGCTCCGTCAGCAGATCCGCAACTACTACGGCGACCCGAACGGCACCGGCGTCGCCGCGAACGACGGCAACTACGCCAAGGAGGCCGAGTCCGTCGCGGCCAGGGGCGAGCGCTACCTGAGCCGGCCGCATCGTACGCACGGGACGAAGGCCATCGTCCTCGACGTCGACGACACCACGCTGTCGACCTGGAACTACGAGATCTTCAGCAACTGGGCGTACAACCCGGCCACCAACGCGACGTTCGTCACCGAGCAGCGCTTCCCCGCGGTCTTCGGCATGGTCGACCTCGTCCGCACCGCCGAGCGTGAGGGCTACGCCGTGTTCTACCTGACCGGACGTCCGGCCGCACAGGAGGACGCCACGCTGGGCAACCTCACCGCCGACGGGATCGGGGTGGACGCGGGCTACCCCAAGCCCACCGACCTCAGCGCCGACGAGGACGGGCTGTTCACCAAGCCGGCCGTCGCGAACTACCCCGACTACCTGCGGACGGCCTGCGCCGGTGACCCCAACGGATCCTGTACGACAATCCATTACAAGTCCGCCACCCGCAGGCACATCGAGTCGCTCGGCTACGACATCGTGGCGAACTTCGGCGACCAGTACAGCGACCTGAAGGGCGGCTACGCAGACCGGACCTTCAAGCTGCCGAACCCGAACTACTACCTGCCCTGA
- a CDS encoding BTAD domain-containing putative transcriptional regulator, whose amino-acid sequence MQVGILGPFEVRTDDGALADVPGARLRALMIALALEPGRAVPKATLVDWIWGEHPPADAANALQRLASRLRKALPAGSVEGQPDGYRLLVEADDVDAVRFERLLAGARAEDDLRRLREALALWRGAAMQDVALPDSGAFDAAVTRLEGLRLAAMEDRYDAETRLGHGADLVTELTDLVAAHPVRERLVAALMRALVATGRDTEALRLFERTREALADELGADPSPELSAVHVAVLRGELGGREPARREQPVKTNLRAELTSYVGKDADVTAVRELLAEHRLTTLIGPGGSGKTRLATETARTVVGDLPDGAWLVELAAIGAEGDVAQATLDALRLRDALLGESPDAEPTDRVVAALRDRAMVLVLDNCEHVIESAATFAHRVLGECRRLRILATSREPLGITGEALWPVAPLVLPAEGAAASEIESAPAIQLLRDRAGAVRKDLASEAADAHTLATLARVCRALDGMPLAIELAAARLRTMSLDQLANRLDDRFRLLTGGSRTALPRHRTLRAVVDWSWELLTDAERAVLRRLSVFSGGASLEAAEGVCAGVAGQAVESGQVLELLTALVEKSLVVTEGEGAPRYRMLGTIKEYAEQRLAEARESEPARRAHLAYFTELAETAEPHLRRSEQVEWLAVLESEHDNIAAAMRAALAAGEAQGAMRLTAAAGWYWMLGGHRAEGIELSTAAAGMSGEVADHIRATAYAFAAYFVTAGQASEYEAREWIHQAYELSQRVEIPHPALGFVAVLERMLVAPGDFLPAFDPLLVADDPWTRANARLTRGRMRILLGHDERDADADIETALAEFGAIGERWGVSFALTALADRLAVRGEFDRACRHYDQAVEAVTAVGAIEDALRIRSQQAQVYWLAGDHEASALAMAEAQQYADRIVWPDALAQLAFVKAELARWQGDVDEAYAQLTRAGAVLGDGAEYIKGVTHDLLGYLSEDLDQAREHRVAAFEAVSEQGNAPLIARVLVGIADLALRQDQYDQAARLLAASTSVRGLADRSLPDVARIEQEARRHLGDARFTEATQEGAEADWRYLAAVTLAP is encoded by the coding sequence GTGCAGGTCGGGATACTCGGACCCTTCGAGGTTCGTACGGACGACGGCGCCCTGGCCGACGTGCCCGGCGCCCGGTTGCGCGCGCTGATGATCGCCCTCGCCCTCGAGCCGGGGCGTGCGGTCCCGAAGGCCACCCTCGTCGACTGGATCTGGGGTGAGCACCCGCCCGCCGACGCGGCGAACGCCCTGCAGCGGTTGGCGTCCCGGCTGCGGAAGGCACTGCCGGCCGGGTCCGTCGAGGGGCAGCCGGACGGCTACCGGCTGCTGGTCGAAGCCGATGACGTCGACGCCGTACGATTCGAACGCCTCCTCGCCGGTGCCCGCGCCGAGGACGACCTACGGCGGCTGCGCGAGGCCCTTGCACTGTGGCGGGGCGCGGCCATGCAGGACGTCGCGTTGCCCGACAGCGGGGCGTTCGACGCGGCGGTCACCCGGCTGGAAGGTCTCCGGCTGGCGGCGATGGAGGATCGTTACGACGCGGAGACCCGCCTCGGCCACGGCGCGGACCTGGTCACCGAGCTCACCGACCTGGTGGCCGCTCACCCGGTGCGCGAACGTCTCGTCGCCGCCCTGATGCGAGCCCTCGTCGCCACCGGCCGGGACACCGAGGCGCTGCGGCTCTTTGAACGTACGAGAGAAGCCCTGGCCGACGAGCTCGGCGCCGACCCCTCACCGGAGCTGTCCGCGGTGCACGTCGCCGTGCTGCGAGGCGAGCTGGGCGGCCGGGAGCCGGCGCGACGGGAACAACCTGTCAAGACCAACTTGCGCGCAGAGCTGACCAGCTACGTCGGCAAGGACGCCGACGTCACCGCGGTCCGCGAGCTCCTCGCCGAGCACCGACTCACCACGCTGATCGGCCCCGGCGGTTCGGGCAAGACCAGGTTGGCGACCGAGACCGCCCGCACAGTGGTCGGTGACCTTCCGGACGGAGCCTGGCTGGTCGAACTCGCGGCCATCGGCGCCGAGGGTGACGTGGCGCAAGCCACGCTTGACGCGCTCCGGCTGCGGGACGCGTTGCTCGGCGAGTCACCGGACGCGGAGCCGACGGACCGGGTGGTCGCCGCGCTCCGCGATCGGGCGATGGTGCTGGTGCTGGACAACTGCGAGCACGTGATCGAGTCCGCGGCGACGTTCGCCCATCGGGTCCTGGGGGAGTGCCGGCGGCTGCGGATCCTGGCGACCAGCAGGGAACCCCTCGGCATCACCGGGGAGGCATTGTGGCCGGTCGCGCCCCTGGTGCTCCCGGCGGAGGGCGCCGCCGCGAGCGAGATCGAGTCCGCACCGGCCATCCAGTTGCTGCGGGACCGGGCCGGCGCCGTACGCAAGGACCTCGCGAGCGAAGCGGCCGACGCCCACACGCTGGCCACCCTGGCGCGCGTGTGCCGGGCGCTGGACGGAATGCCGCTGGCGATCGAGCTCGCCGCGGCCAGGCTGCGCACCATGTCCCTCGATCAGCTAGCCAACCGGCTCGACGACCGGTTCCGCCTGCTGACCGGCGGCAGCCGGACCGCACTGCCCCGGCACCGGACGCTGCGCGCGGTGGTCGACTGGAGCTGGGAGCTGCTCACCGATGCCGAACGCGCGGTCCTGCGCAGGCTCTCGGTGTTCTCCGGTGGCGCGAGCCTGGAGGCCGCCGAGGGGGTCTGCGCCGGTGTCGCGGGCCAGGCGGTTGAGTCGGGCCAGGTGCTGGAGCTGCTGACCGCCCTGGTGGAGAAGTCGCTGGTGGTCACCGAGGGCGAGGGGGCTCCGCGCTATCGCATGCTCGGCACGATCAAGGAGTACGCCGAACAGCGGCTCGCGGAGGCGCGGGAGTCGGAGCCGGCCCGCCGCGCGCACCTGGCGTACTTCACCGAACTCGCCGAGACCGCCGAGCCGCACCTGCGCCGCTCCGAGCAGGTGGAATGGCTTGCGGTGCTGGAGTCCGAGCACGACAACATCGCCGCCGCGATGCGGGCCGCACTCGCGGCCGGCGAGGCGCAGGGGGCGATGCGGCTCACCGCCGCCGCCGGGTGGTACTGGATGCTCGGCGGGCACCGGGCCGAAGGCATCGAGCTGTCCACCGCGGCGGCCGGCATGTCCGGCGAGGTCGCCGACCACATCCGGGCGACGGCGTACGCGTTCGCCGCGTACTTCGTCACCGCCGGGCAGGCGTCGGAGTACGAGGCCCGGGAGTGGATCCATCAGGCGTACGAACTCAGTCAGCGCGTTGAAATCCCGCACCCGGCGCTGGGGTTCGTCGCGGTGCTGGAACGCATGCTGGTGGCACCGGGCGACTTCCTGCCGGCGTTCGACCCGCTGCTCGTCGCCGACGACCCGTGGACCCGTGCGAACGCGAGGCTGACCCGCGGCCGGATGCGGATCCTGCTCGGTCACGACGAACGCGACGCGGACGCCGACATCGAGACCGCGCTCGCGGAGTTCGGTGCGATCGGTGAACGCTGGGGCGTCTCGTTCGCGCTGACCGCGCTGGCCGACCGGCTCGCGGTGCGGGGAGAGTTCGACCGCGCGTGCCGGCACTACGATCAGGCGGTCGAGGCCGTCACCGCGGTCGGCGCCATCGAGGACGCGCTCCGGATCCGGTCGCAGCAGGCGCAGGTGTACTGGCTGGCCGGTGACCATGAGGCGAGTGCGTTGGCCATGGCCGAGGCGCAGCAGTACGCGGACCGGATCGTCTGGCCGGATGCGCTTGCCCAACTGGCGTTCGTGAAGGCGGAGCTCGCCCGGTGGCAAGGCGACGTTGACGAGGCGTACGCGCAACTCACCCGGGCCGGGGCGGTGCTGGGAGACGGGGCGGAGTACATCAAGGGAGTCACTCACGACCTGCTCGGCTACCTCAGCGAGGACCTCGACCAGGCCCGTGAACACCGCGTCGCGGCGTTCGAGGCGGTGTCGGAGCAGGGCAACGCGCCCCTGATCGCGCGGGTACTCGTCGGGATCGCGGACCTGGCACTGCGCCAGGACCAGTACGACCAGGCCGCACGGTTGCTCGCGGCGAGCACGAGCGTGCGCGGGCTGGCCGATCGCTCCCTGCCGGACGTCGCGCGGATCGAGCAGGAGGCCCGGCGCCACCTCGGCGACGCGAGGTTCACCGAGGCGACGCAGGAGGGGGCTGAGGCGGACTGGCGCTATCTCGCCGCCGTCACGCTCGCCCCCTGA
- a CDS encoding MFS transporter: MEPTPRTDEQQTERRAVGVPPRQRRMVAGGAIGTLMEYYDYYLYGLASATVFPTVFFPESTATVGTLESFATFAFGFLLRPIGGVLFGHVGDRMGRKKALMMTVVGMGIVTAAIGLIPSADSIGIAAPILLLFFRMLQGLFVGGEMGGAASLVIEHAPVGRRGLFGALLISGAGVANVASAGFMAALGIGSEQFFMTWGWRIPFLFALVLAVVAVVLRSRLEESEEFKEHANLKAAQAKQAEPGNQAKRELPLKEVFRHPKNALLGILIGLPQSIAGYVILTFGLAYMVSKGTQAQVGFIGTMIVGALQIFVAPLWGMLSDRIGRRRTYIGACVGFALLIYPTFALYQTDVAALIWLGMVVGFVIPGVAMQGTLQTMLAEMFDVEARTTGVNIGYQISNTLGGGFAPLIAAALTAAFDSVWPVVVYAAVIAVIGIVATAYASLRPDVENAPRLADRPSGA, translated from the coding sequence ATGGAACCGACGCCGCGCACGGACGAGCAGCAGACCGAGCGGCGCGCCGTCGGCGTACCACCCAGGCAGCGGCGCATGGTCGCGGGCGGGGCCATCGGCACGCTGATGGAGTACTACGACTACTACCTCTACGGACTCGCCTCCGCCACCGTCTTCCCCACGGTGTTCTTCCCCGAATCCACCGCCACGGTGGGCACGCTGGAGTCCTTTGCCACCTTCGCGTTCGGCTTCCTCCTGCGCCCGATCGGCGGAGTGCTGTTCGGTCACGTGGGCGACCGGATGGGACGCAAGAAGGCGTTGATGATGACGGTCGTCGGGATGGGCATCGTCACCGCCGCCATCGGCCTGATCCCCTCCGCCGACAGCATCGGCATCGCGGCGCCGATCCTGCTGCTGTTCTTCCGGATGCTGCAGGGCCTGTTCGTGGGCGGTGAGATGGGCGGAGCCGCGTCCCTCGTCATCGAGCACGCCCCGGTGGGCCGGCGCGGACTGTTCGGCGCCCTGCTGATCAGCGGTGCGGGGGTCGCGAACGTCGCCTCGGCCGGGTTCATGGCCGCACTGGGAATCGGCTCCGAACAGTTCTTCATGACCTGGGGATGGCGAATCCCGTTCCTCTTCGCGCTGGTGCTCGCCGTCGTCGCCGTCGTACTCCGCTCCCGGCTGGAGGAGTCGGAGGAGTTCAAGGAGCACGCGAACCTCAAGGCCGCACAGGCGAAGCAGGCAGAGCCGGGGAATCAGGCGAAGCGCGAGCTTCCGCTGAAGGAGGTCTTCCGGCACCCGAAGAACGCCCTGCTCGGCATCCTCATCGGCCTGCCGCAGAGCATCGCCGGCTACGTCATCCTCACGTTCGGCCTTGCCTACATGGTGTCCAAGGGCACCCAGGCCCAGGTCGGCTTCATCGGCACGATGATCGTCGGCGCCCTGCAGATCTTCGTCGCACCGCTGTGGGGAATGCTCTCGGACCGGATCGGACGTCGCAGGACCTACATCGGCGCGTGTGTCGGTTTCGCGCTGCTGATCTACCCGACGTTCGCGCTTTACCAGACGGACGTGGCGGCGCTCATCTGGCTGGGCATGGTGGTCGGCTTCGTCATCCCCGGTGTGGCGATGCAGGGAACACTGCAGACGATGCTGGCCGAGATGTTCGACGTGGAGGCGCGCACCACGGGCGTCAACATCGGCTACCAGATCTCCAACACGCTCGGCGGTGGCTTCGCGCCGCTGATCGCCGCGGCTCTCACCGCCGCGTTCGACAGCGTGTGGCCGGTGGTGGTCTACGCGGCCGTGATCGCCGTCATCGGCATCGTCGCCACCGCGTACGCGTCGTTGCGCCCGGACGTGGAGAACGCACCCCGGCTGGCCGACCGGCCGTCGGGAGCGTGA
- a CDS encoding CDGSH iron-sulfur domain-containing protein has product MAPVERNPERDRKSRPGHVVRIVPSGPMMVEGPVELVHDGGTVRSDRFVVAVCTCRRSRTYPLCDTSHRRRIRARDRADDD; this is encoded by the coding sequence GTGGCACCCGTTGAGCGAAACCCCGAGCGAGACCGGAAGAGCCGACCCGGACACGTGGTCCGCATCGTGCCGTCCGGCCCGATGATGGTGGAAGGGCCGGTCGAGCTCGTTCATGACGGCGGGACCGTCAGGTCGGACCGGTTCGTCGTGGCGGTGTGCACCTGCCGGCGCAGTCGCACCTACCCGCTGTGCGACACCAGCCACCGGCGGCGGATCCGCGCGCGGGACCGGGCAGACGACGACTGA
- a CDS encoding iron-containing redox enzyme family protein: MLAADVADADPYGDDLQLALYTCYELHYRSFGGVDEGWEWNPALLGLRNQLEAVFLGALRRDAVRHTDVDEALEPLLVEPVDADGISHFLRKHGELSHLRDHIAMRAAYHLKEADPHAWVIPRLQGVAKASLVAVEFDEFGAGRADRAHSRLFADLMDGLGLDTRYGHYLDRTPAVMLAVVNLMSMLGLHRSLRGALVGHLAAAEITTSPSARRITQALDRLGTPDGCRVFYDEHIEADAVHEQVMRHDVIGDLISREPELTEDVIFGIDATEFLEEAVATEVLRAWRAGRSALRDPGDSALCDPAA; the protein is encoded by the coding sequence ATGCTCGCCGCGGACGTCGCCGACGCCGACCCGTACGGCGACGACCTTCAGCTCGCCCTCTACACCTGCTACGAGTTGCACTACCGGTCGTTCGGCGGTGTGGACGAGGGGTGGGAGTGGAACCCTGCGCTGCTGGGTCTTCGCAACCAACTCGAGGCGGTCTTTCTCGGCGCGCTCCGCCGTGACGCCGTACGCCACACCGACGTCGACGAGGCGCTCGAACCCCTGCTGGTCGAACCGGTGGACGCGGACGGGATCTCGCACTTCCTCCGCAAGCACGGTGAGCTGTCCCACCTGCGTGACCACATCGCGATGCGTGCTGCCTACCACCTCAAGGAGGCCGACCCGCACGCGTGGGTCATCCCACGACTGCAGGGCGTTGCCAAGGCGTCGCTGGTGGCGGTGGAGTTCGACGAGTTCGGCGCCGGACGTGCCGACCGCGCACACTCCCGGCTCTTCGCCGATCTCATGGACGGCCTCGGACTCGACACCAGGTACGGGCACTACCTCGACCGGACGCCCGCCGTGATGCTGGCGGTGGTCAACCTGATGTCCATGCTGGGCCTGCACAGGTCCCTGCGCGGCGCGCTGGTCGGCCACCTCGCAGCGGCGGAGATCACCACCTCGCCGAGCGCCCGGCGGATCACCCAGGCGCTGGATCGGCTGGGGACGCCGGATGGCTGCCGGGTCTTCTACGACGAGCACATCGAGGCCGACGCGGTGCACGAGCAGGTCATGCGTCACGACGTCATCGGCGACCTGATCTCCCGCGAGCCCGAGCTGACCGAGGACGTGATCTTCGGCATCGACGCCACCGAGTTCCTCGAGGAGGCCGTGGCGACGGAGGTGCTGCGGGCGTGGCGGGCCGGCCGGTCTGCCCTGCGTGACCCGGGTGACTCCGCCCTGTGTGACCCGGCGGCCTGA
- a CDS encoding ABC transporter permease yields the protein MKSHSMVMLRRNFKHVARNPMTVFNAILMPVVVMLMFVYMLGDAFSVGVDYVDYATPGLMLLAVCYGLGSVATAVNADMTKGIINRFKVMDVSRGAVLTGHVVASVLTNLVAVAALVGVAFALGFRPSAGMLDWLGAVGIVVLLGLAAGWLTIALGLAAKSPETAGLASVPLVMLPFFSSAIVPADKMGPGVRQFAEYQPFTPIIETLRGLLNGAPSAGTTVVAVAWCAGIAIVGYVWARSTFRKRA from the coding sequence ATGAAGTCCCATTCGATGGTGATGTTGCGCCGCAACTTCAAGCACGTCGCCCGGAACCCGATGACGGTGTTCAACGCGATCCTGATGCCGGTCGTGGTGATGCTGATGTTCGTCTACATGCTCGGTGACGCGTTCAGCGTCGGCGTGGACTACGTGGACTACGCGACGCCCGGCCTGATGCTGCTGGCCGTCTGCTACGGACTGGGATCGGTGGCCACGGCTGTCAACGCCGACATGACAAAGGGCATCATCAACCGGTTCAAGGTCATGGACGTCTCCCGTGGCGCGGTGCTCACCGGGCACGTCGTCGCCAGTGTGCTGACCAACCTGGTGGCCGTCGCGGCCCTGGTCGGGGTGGCGTTCGCGCTGGGTTTCCGTCCCTCGGCAGGGATGCTCGACTGGCTCGGAGCGGTCGGCATCGTCGTACTGCTGGGACTCGCGGCCGGCTGGCTCACGATCGCCCTCGGGCTGGCGGCGAAGTCCCCGGAGACGGCGGGCCTGGCGTCGGTGCCACTGGTGATGCTGCCGTTCTTCAGCAGCGCGATCGTGCCGGCGGACAAGATGGGGCCTGGCGTACGGCAGTTCGCGGAGTACCAGCCGTTCACGCCGATCATCGAAACCCTGCGTGGGTTGCTGAACGGCGCACCGTCGGCCGGCACCACGGTCGTCGCCGTCGCCTGGTGCGCCGGGATCGCGATCGTCGGGTACGTGTGGGCGCGCTCGACGTTCAGGAAGCGAGCGTGA
- a CDS encoding sulfatase-like hydrolase/transferase has protein sequence MTSHTAPNIVVLYADDLGWGDLGCFGAADLDTPALDALAASGVRLPEWYSNSPVCSPSRASLLTGRYPAHTGVEAILGGSRRTPGLPPQQTLAGELRDRGYATGVFGKWHLGAEASYGPLHRGFDHHFGFRAGCVDYYSHIFYWGNHAPLHDLWDDEQEVWLNGEYLTTVIADRAADYIAQHADRPFFCYVPFNAPHYPLHAPAEYMNAFAHLPLDRQQIAAMIKAMDDGIAHILHTLDRLGLRENTLVFFSSDNGPSVEERNWLNGEEVSYTGGSAGGLRGHKGSLFEGGIRVPGIVSWPAQLPAGADLTGPGAMMDVVPTVLEAVDGHSPTRTDLDGRSVLTRLRRAAPARTEGSAQSGASPQAEPERWLFWEYEGQLAARHGRWKVLLDARESMAAPVAVGEGLFDLATDPGERHNLADLHPECVALMKPRLLEWAATCARWREVTRLS, from the coding sequence ATGACGTCTCATACCGCGCCGAACATCGTCGTCCTGTACGCCGACGACCTCGGGTGGGGCGACCTGGGCTGCTTCGGCGCGGCCGACCTGGACACCCCCGCGCTGGATGCCCTGGCGGCAAGCGGGGTTCGGCTGCCCGAGTGGTACTCCAACTCACCGGTCTGCTCACCGTCGCGGGCAAGCCTGCTGACCGGCCGCTACCCCGCACACACAGGCGTCGAGGCCATTCTCGGTGGCTCTCGGCGTACGCCCGGACTACCGCCGCAGCAGACCCTGGCAGGCGAACTCCGCGACCGCGGCTACGCCACCGGCGTCTTCGGCAAGTGGCACCTGGGTGCGGAGGCGAGCTACGGCCCGCTGCACCGCGGCTTCGATCATCACTTCGGCTTCCGCGCCGGCTGCGTCGACTACTACTCCCACATCTTCTACTGGGGCAACCACGCACCCCTGCACGACCTGTGGGACGACGAGCAGGAGGTGTGGCTGAACGGCGAGTATCTCACCACCGTCATCGCCGACCGTGCCGCCGACTACATCGCGCAGCACGCGGATCGTCCCTTCTTCTGCTACGTGCCGTTCAACGCACCGCACTATCCGCTGCACGCGCCGGCGGAGTACATGAACGCGTTCGCGCACCTCCCCCTGGACCGGCAGCAGATAGCCGCGATGATCAAGGCGATGGACGACGGGATCGCGCACATCCTGCACACGCTGGACCGCCTCGGCCTGCGGGAGAACACCCTCGTGTTCTTCTCCTCCGACAACGGCCCGTCGGTCGAGGAACGCAACTGGCTCAACGGCGAGGAGGTCTCCTACACCGGCGGGTCCGCGGGAGGTCTCCGCGGCCACAAGGGTTCGCTGTTCGAGGGCGGCATCCGGGTGCCGGGCATCGTCTCCTGGCCGGCACAGCTGCCCGCGGGCGCGGACCTGACCGGCCCCGGCGCGATGATGGACGTCGTACCCACCGTGTTGGAAGCGGTCGACGGGCACTCTCCCACGCGGACCGACCTCGACGGCCGGTCCGTCCTGACCAGGCTGCGCCGGGCGGCTCCGGCCCGCACGGAGGGTTCAGCCCAATCCGGTGCGAGCCCGCAGGCCGAACCGGAGCGATGGCTCTTCTGGGAGTACGAAGGCCAGCTGGCGGCCCGGCACGGACGCTGGAAAGTCCTGCTCGACGCACGAGAGAGCATGGCCGCCCCGGTGGCCGTCGGCGAAGGACTCTTCGACCTGGCCACCGATCCGGGCGAGCGGCACAACCTGGCCGACCTTCACCCCGAGTGCGTGGCGCTGATGAAGCCGCGCCTTCTGGAGTGGGCCGCCACCTGTGCACGCTGGCGGGAGGTGACGCGCCTCAGTTGA